From the genome of Takifugu rubripes chromosome 10, fTakRub1.2, whole genome shotgun sequence:
TTAACTCACGTAGAATCCACGAATGTCCAGAACGATCACCCTGATCTCGGAGAAGATGGCCACGTCCTTGTCATGGACCAGTGAGCGGTAGTCCATCTGGAGATAGAGGCTCGTTGGTCAGACTTACCGGCTACTTCTGGAACCTCTCGCATTTTTTCTGAACCAGCTGATGGTCTCTACACAAAGACTCACCACGTGCGTGTCTTTGGAAGCTTTGGCGACCGCGTCTCCACGTTCGGTGAAGTATCTGAACAGTTGGGACAGGAAACGCCGCCTAAATGTCTGCTCAGATTTAACGGCGAGCCCAGGGGGCGGTGGGGGCGGAGTCACGCAACAACACCttaaaactgatttaaaatGTGCGTCCGGCCTACTTGTTGATGTTGGACTGGAAAGTGTCGGCTTTGGTCTTCACTGCAGCGATCCTCTCCAAGATTTTCTCCTGTTTGAGAAAACAAGCTTAAAGCTTAAAGTGTCCGGATGAAACCGAGCAGGTGTGCTGATCCGGACGGGTTACCTGGATGGCAACTCCAAAGTCATTCCCATCTTCTATTTTAGGGATGAGGTGCTGAATCCAGGAGGAAACCTGCGGTGATAGACACAGGTCAGAGGGGAACTAAACCATTAACATGTCGCCAGAGCATCCACTCACTGTGATGATGGTCTCCCGGAAGGCAGCGATCTCTGGCTTCACCTTCTCCAGAAGCATCATGATCTTCTCATTCCCCTTGATGAAGCCACACTTTGGAGCTGAAGGGAGGAGAAATCAGGCTTTTTCCTCAGCTATTGTGTGAGTTTACAGATTTAACAGTAAAACACAAGAGCTTacgttttttcttctctttttcttcacttttatcGGTCTCCATTTCCTTGGAGGGGAATTTAACACAGACAAATGATAAAGTGTTAAAGAATTGTAGTAAAGTTCATCAGTTTGGCCTCAGGCTGGTTGGTTAGACTATTAGGTTTACAGTCGGTTGACAGATGTTGCTCCTGCGGCCTCTATTGACTGAGTCTTAACAATTGAAGAGCCGTTTGGGGGTCATCCCAGGACTCACCTCGTCTTCTGGAGCTGGAGGTTCTGGTATTGGGATGTCCAGAGGAGCCCTAAGTAAGTTCATATCTGTAATTCTGAAAGATTCATCCTGAAGACAcgataaagagaaaacaaaagtcaGAAACAGATCTGATGCTATTTAACACAAGACTTAAACCAAGATGGCAGACTACAGGGGGTGATATAATCTGTGCATTACATTTAGGAGATGTGTATTAAAGAAACCTGCTCCCATAATTGTTCACTGCACtaataactttatttaaatgcaacTGCTTTGTTTTCTATTTACATTTCAGTTCCCAGCTCTGGATCATGACACTTTCTGCCCTTAACAAAGCCCAGATATCCTGATTGAAACGTGGGATTGTGCCTCCTTGTACAGATTCCATACACATTTGTAGCAGAATAATTACATTTAAACAAAGAACCTGCTGACCCTAAGCAGAGCATCCAGGTGTTTGATCTTCTGTGGGATGTAGTTTGAGAACAAATTTCCAGCCTGGAAATACCAGAAAAGATCAAAATTAGGTCACGCAGCTTGCTTAGAATAAGAATTGTGTTTTATTCATCAAAAAGTGAAACAAAACGACGTGGCTCTGCACACCTCAAGAAACAAAGACTGGCGGAAGTTCTCCACCTAAAAACAAGATGAACACCATTAAAGCTGCTGAATCATGTTTTCACGACATTTACTTTCGTTTTTCCACCCTCACGGGGAGCTTTCCGTCCCCGACACAAGATCAATCTACCCCAACTGATTTTTGATGCGATTCTGATCGAAGAACGGACGGGATTTAAAAGTTTTTAAAACGTTGAAAGTGTACCGCGCtgcacctgaacgcaccacaaACTCACCTTCTCCGCGTTCTGGCTGCTGATCTTCAGGATCGACGTCTTTGACATGATTCAGTGGGATTTTCACACGTTACAATATAAATGATCCGTTTTAAGACACGTGGAGCTTCGAGAGAGGACACCGCGTCTCTTCCgtgagatttatttaatttcttctCTATTCAGTTTCGATTTTAGACATAACGCACCTCCCaccgaggaggaggtggaggcagagtgGAGCGTGAGTGAATTAAATACTTTAAATGTGCACATAATTGTTGAAAacaaaagtatatatatatattaatattagTCCACAAGCAGCGTTCCTATTAATCTTACTGCGAGAAATTTcgattttaaaagttattttttctACATCGCTAAAGCATGCTTATTTTATGTACCCCAAAATAAAACATACCATATTTTTGTCCggtgtttgcttgttttcaatCTGTTGAAAAAataagctaaataaataataaagtaaaACTTTAAGATAAAGGGAGGATATCGCGGCATTTTACCTCACTTCCGGTTGTTAGCATTCTTAGCTTTAGCCACAGGGCTGCGTAGGTACAATATGTCACATAAGTGACAGATATTTCTAGtgataacaacaagataaagttTTGTCAGCGACACCCAAGAGGCCTGAATGTGTAAAAACCCGTCCCTGTTTTAGGTATGTTAAAAATCTGTCTTAATTTGGCTTTCCCAGTAAAGTTCCTGATGTTGACTTGAGTTCGCATAAACTTTCGTTTGTGTTTTAATATTCAACTGAGcagttttctcctcttctgtcttctTAAATGAGTCTAAAATACAATATCCATCATATCCATGTCTCACAGTAAGTTTTTCCATTAATGAGGAGGATCACAACCAAATGGTATATTTACATTACTCTAAACTGTATAATAATTTAAGGCATTTTACACTTTCGGTCTTTAGAAAGTTTTGCAATGTGGACATTCATAAATTACCATTAATTAAGTGTCAAGTAGCCAATCTATTTCTGCTAAGTGTATTATAGTATAAATGTGTGCTTTGTGGTGTTTCCATTTAATTTTATGTGGTGTTCTTGTTAAATACTTAGCAGAAAACttgttgtgtttcctgcaggtaACAACTTTGATATAGAGCCTGAAATATAACTGTAATTAACTTATTTGTTGCAGTGATGTGCAGCAGCCTTTCCTCCGTGCAGATGGATGAGGTCCGGAGGAGAGCCCAGTCCATCCTGTCCATCTCAGGTTCTGCCCAGGATGTGAAGACTGaggtccagactatagccaacatctctctgcctctgtctgagaAGTACCAGCACTTAGAGGTGGAGAATATTCTGAGAGAGAACACAGAGGGAAACAACTCTCAGGAGGTACAAGTTAACTCTGACGTCTTCTGCTGATCAAAATATATCTTTAACGGCAGTTTCAGTTCAGGCCGGTTTCAGCTGGATGTTGTATAAAAGCTGTATGTCATCTGTTGACAGGTGATCCAGTATTAAGTGGTAGAATTTtagcaaaagaaaacaagtgtTCATATCTTCTAATCATATTAAATTTACCGTAACCACTAAAGGGCAGAAAACTGCAAATTCCATGTCAAGAATCACACATCACACATTAAATTCTGCCTCACAGGTTCTGGTGTCCTTGGGTAGGTTGGTCAAAGCCTTCAGTATCCTGGAAAAGTATGGCTGTAACCTGACGAGTCCTGGCAGGCCCAAATTCTGGAGGAGTGTCAAGCAC
Proteins encoded in this window:
- the psme2 gene encoding proteasome activator complex subunit 2, with the protein product MSKTSILKISSQNAEKVENFRQSLFLEAGNLFSNYIPQKIKHLDALLRDESFRITDMNLLRAPLDIPIPEPPAPEDEEMETDKSEEKEKKKPPKCGFIKGNEKIMMLLEKVKPEIAAFRETIITVSSWIQHLIPKIEDGNDFGVAIQEKILERIAAVKTKADTFQSNINKYFTERGDAVAKASKDTHVMDYRSLVHDKDVAIFSEIRVIVLDIRGFYAEFYDIINKNLDKVTNPKGEEKPSMY